The genomic stretch GATCCCGCCGGCGATCAGCACGTGGTGATGTGCGCCATCGTCCAGCGCGAACAGGTTGTTCGGCGTTGTGATGGTGAGCGCGTCGCCCTCGGCCACCTTGTCGTGCAGGAACGCCGAGCCGCCTTTGGACTTCTCCTCGCGGCGCACGCCGATCTGGTAGCTGCCGAGCGCATCGGGAGAGCTCATCAGCGAGTAGGCGTTGCTGTACTGGCGCTCGCCGTCGCGCATCTGCACGATGACGTGGCTGCCGCCGGTAAAAGGGGGTAGCTCGCCGCCGTCGATCGCTTCCAGGGTGAAGCGCTTGATCAGCGGGGTCACGTGCTCGATGCGCGAGACCCGCACCTGGAGGGTCTGGTAGAAATTGCCCATGCTGCTGTCTTCCGGGTGTGCTGCCGCGCGTTACAGCGCCATGCAGAGGTATTTCATCTCGAGGTAGTCCTCGATGCCGTACTTCGAGCCCTCGCGGCCCAGGCCCGACTGCTTCACGCCGCCGAACGGCGCCACCTCGTTCGAGAACAGGCCGGTGTTGATGCCGACGATGCCGTACTCGAGCTGCTCGGCCACGCGCCAGACCCGGCCGATATCGCGGCTGAAGAAGTAGGCGGCGAGGCCGTAGATGGTGTCGTTGGCCATGCGCACCACGTCGGCTTCGGAGGAGAAGCGGACGATGGGCGAGACCGGACCGAAGATCTCTTCGTCCAGCACGCGCATGCCGGGTTTGACGTCGGCCAGCACCGTCGGCGCGAAGAACTGCGCACCGGCCTCGTGCACGCCGCCGCCGATGGCGATGCGCGCGCCCTTGCGGACGGCATCGGCCACCAGCTCGCCGACCTTGGCGACCGCCTTGTCGGTGATCAGCGGACCGATCTCGCTGCCGGCGGTGAAGCCGTTGCCGACGCGCAGCCCGGCCACCTTCTTCACGTAGCGCTCGACGAACTGGTCGTAGACGGCATCGTGGATATAGAGGCGGTTGACGCAGACGCAGGTCTGGCCGGCGTTGCGGTACTTGGCCTGGATCGCGCCTTCGACGGCCGCGTCGATGTCGGCGTCCTCGAACACGATGAAGGGGGCATTGCCGCCCAGCTCCAGCGACACCTTCTTGACCGTGCCCGCGCACTGCTGCATCAGCAGGCGGCCGACCGGCGTGGAGCCGGTGAACGACAGCTTGCGCACCAGCGGGTGGCCGGTGAACTGGCTGCCGATCGCCGCCGCGTCGCCGGTGACGACGTTCAGCACGCCCGCGGGGATGCCGGCGCGCAGCGCCAGCTCGGCCAGCGCCAGCGCGCTGAACGGGGTCTCGTTGGCGGGCTTGACCACCATGGTGCAGCCGGCCGCCAGCGCGGGCGCGGCCTTGCGCGCGATCATCGCCGCCGGGAAGTTCCACGGCGTGATCGCGGCGCAGACGCCGATCGGCTCGCGCACCACCACCAGGCGCTTGTCGGCGGCGGGGGAGGGAATCACGTCGCCGTAGAGGCGCTTGGCTTCCTCGCCGAACCACTCGATGAACGAGGCGGCGTAGCGCACCTCGCCGCGCGCTTCGGCCAGCGGCTTGCCCTGCTCGCGCGTCATGATGGCGGCGAGGTCGTCCTCGTGCGCAATGATCAGGTCGAACCACTTGCGCAGCAGCGCGGCGCGCTCCTTGGCGGTGCGGGCCTTCCAGCCGGGCAGGGCGGCGTTGGCGGCCTCGATCGCGGCCACGGCGCCGGCCTCGCACATCAGCGGCACGGTGCCGACCAGGTCGCCGGTGGCGGGGTCGGTCACGGCCACGGTGGCGGCGTCGGGGGCGTCGGTCCATTCGGCGCCGATCAGGGCCTGCTGGCGGAACAGGGCGTTGTCCTTCAGTTGCATTTGTCTGGTCTCCGTTTCGATTGGGGCCGGGCTCAGGCGCCCTCGTATTCCTTCGCCACCTTGCGGTGGAAATGCACGATGCCGTGCTCGCTGATGCCGCTGCGCTGGCGGTCGACCATGATCCGGCCCTGGCCGCGATAGCCGCGCGACTTCAGGCCCTTCTGCACGCTTTCGACCAGGCGCAGGTCTTCGGGGCGGAACACGTCGCGGTACCACTCGACCAGCTTCTGCTGCTCCTCGGTCAGCTCCTTGTTCAGGAAGTAGATCTCGTAGTGCTGGAGCGTGACTTCGGCGCTGGCCGGAAACTCGTAGATCACCGTCATGAAGTTGGCGCCCGGCGGCACGTTGAACATCGTGCAGGGCCAGGCCCAGAAGCCGCTGAAGCTGGGGTCCTTGATCGACTCGTCCAGCTTGAAGGACTTCTCCGACGACTTGGCGTGGCCGAACTGCAGCGTCCAGTTGCCGTGCAGCGTGTGGGTATAGCGGTCGACCTGCACCGAGTCCGAGAAGCCTGGGTGGGCCGGGCCGCAGTGGTAGCACTCCATGTAGTTGTCGACGATGGACTTCCAGTTGGCTGGGGTCTCGGTGACGAAGCGGGCGCCGAGGTGGAGCTCGTCGATGACGGGGCAGGCGGCGCGCAGGCGCGCCTCCAGGCCGGGCAGCTGTTCCTCGACACTGCCGGCGTCCGGGTTCATGTTGATAAAGACGAAGCCGGCGTATTCCTCGACCCGCACCGGCACCAGGCTCGACTTGCTCTTGTCGAAATTGGGCACGTTGTCGCAGTTGCGCGCCAGCGCCAGTTCGCCGTCGAGCTTGAAGGTCCAGGCGTGGTACGGGCAGGTGATGACGTTCTTCGCACGGCCGCTGCCTTGCAGCAGCTGGTGGCCGCGGTGGGGGCAGACGTTGTAGAAGGCGCGCAGCACGCCTTCGCGGTCGCGCAGCACGACGATGCTTTCGCCGATGATCTCGCGCGTCACGTAGTCGTTCGATTCGGCCAGTTCGCTGCGGTGGGCCACGCAGATCCAGCTGTTGGCGAAGATCTTTTCCTTCTCGTACTCGAACACCGCGTCCCGGGTGTAGAAGGAGGCGGGCAGGGTCCAGGCGTTTTCGTCGTCGGCGCAGAAGCCGTCGGGCAGCTTGACGGCGGCAGTGTCCAGGGTCTTCTCCATGATTCCGTTTCCTTGGTTAATTTATGGTTACTGGTTAAATATCGTTTAACAGCAGGGCGTAAAAAAAAGAGCCGTAGGGCGGGCAAATTTCCAGGCTGGGAAGGGGACGGCCGGGGCCGGTCCCCTGTCGCCGCGCGATCAGGCCTTGGCGATGGCGGCTTCGCGTTCGGTGGTCACGGTCACGCTGTCGGCTTCGGGCCGGGCGGTCTCGATCAGGTGGGCCGGGGTGTCGGCATAGTCCTGCATCAGCCAGCGGAACAGGCCGAACAGCTTGATCCCGAGGATCACCAGGAACGGGATCGCGGTCAGCACCACGGCGGTCTTCATGGTCTCCAGCGAAGCCTTGATGAACAGCATGGCCAGCGGCACCAGCGTCAGCATCACGCACCAGAACACGCGGCTGGTCGGCGACGGGTCCTGTCCTTCCTTCAGGTTGCGCGTGGTGGTGGCGGCCACGGCGTAGGCCACGGCGTCCACGTGGGCGGCCAGGAACACGATCATGATCGCCAGGTACACCGCCAGGAACACCTTGCCGGCCGGCAGCGCGCTCAGCAGCATTTCCACCGCGGCCTCGCCGCCATGCTCCTTCAGGATGCGCGGCACGTCGATGGCGCCGGTGATGAACTGGTGCATGCTGTAGCTTTCCAGCGCGCCGAAGAAGAACCAGCATCCGACGCTGCCGCCCAGCAGCAGGGCGTAGATGACTTCCTTGATCTTGCGGCCCTTGGACACGCGCGCCACGAACATCGCCACGCCCGGCGAGTACGACACCCACCACAGCCAGTAGAACACGGTCCAGCCGCGGCTGAAGGCGCCGTCGCCGGTGGGATCGGTGAACAGGCTCATGTGCACGTAGTTCTGCAGCATCAGGCCCAGGCCGTTGACGATGTTATTGCCGGCAAACAGGGTCGGGCCGATCGCGAACACCACCGCGGCCAGCAGCAGCGCGCCCCAGCACACCATATGGCTCAGGCGCTGCATGCCGCCGTCGATGCCGACATAGGCGCTCGCCGAGAACAGCACTGACACGCCGACGATCACGACCAGCTGCGTGACGAAGGTATCCGGCACCCCGAACAGCCCCGACAGCCCGCGCGTGAAGGTCGACGCGGTCAGCGCGATCGAGACCGTCAGCGCCCCGAACATCGTCAGCAGGAAGATCAGGTCCACCAGCCGGCCCACCGGCCCGGTGGCGCGGAAGCCCGTGATGGCTTCGACGATGGAGGCCAGGTTCAGCCCCTTGTTCTTGCGCACATGGAAGTGGTACGCCATCGCCAGCGACGGCAGCGCGTACACCGCCCACGCGCTCAGGCCCCAGTGGAAGAACGAGTAGCTGATGGAATGCTCCAGCGCCTCGCGCGTGCCGGTGGGCACGTTCAGGCCGGGCGACTGGTAGTAGTAGACCCACTCCATCACGCCCCAGTACATGGTCGACGAGCCCATGCCGGCGCAGATGAACATGAACACCCAGGACAGCGTGGAGTACTCGGGCTTGCCTTCGCCCAGCCGCACGTTGCCGTACTTGCTGAAGGCCAGCGCCAGGCAGGCAATGACGCAGCCGAAGACAAAAATCTGGACCAGCGAGCCGAACGAGCGCGTGGACCATTCGAACAGCAGGGTCGCGGTGGCGGCCGCTTCGGTGGGCCAGCGGACCATGGCGATGACGGTGACCAGCACGGCGGTGAGCGTGCAGGCGGTCAGGAAGCCGTCGAGGCGGGGCGTGGGAGTTTTCAAGTGCGTCTCCTCCGATGCGTCTTGGCGCATGGCTTGGTTTTGTGGTGGAACTTGTCTGCCCGGCGCGGGCGGTGCCCGCATCCAGATTGCCTTGTATTTTGTTAACTAATGGTTTACAGTAACTATTAGTTAACGGAAACTCTATGCAAAATTCCGGACATGCACAAGCTCCGCGTGGAAAAAAATTGCGGGTGTGACGAACGGTGCGCGCTGCGTTGCGTGAACACCATGCCGGGCGCGAACCCGGCATCACGTCCCGCGCGGCGCGCAGTTTCAGAGCGCGGCCGCGATGGCCTTGCCTACCTCGCTGGTGCCGGCCTTGCCGCCGGCGTCCGGCGTCAGCGGGCCTTCGCGCAGCACCGTTTCGATGGCGGCGAGGATGGCGTCATGCGCCTGGCGTCCGGCTTCGCCGCCCAGGAAATCCAGCATCATCGCGCCCGACCAGATCATGCCGATCGGGTTGGCGATCTGCTTGCCGTAGATGTCCGGCGCCGAGCCGTGCACCGGTTCGAACAGCGACGGGAACTTGCGCTCCGGGTTCAGGTTGGCCGAGCCCGCCAGGCCGATGGTGCCGGTGCAGGCCGGGCCGAGGTCCGACAGCAGGTCGCCGAACAGGTTGGAGGCGACCACCACGTCGAAGCGCTCGGGCTGGAGCACGAAGCGCGCGCACAGGATGTCGATGTGCTGGCTGTCCCACTGGACCTCGGGGTACTGCGCGCCCATTGCGGCCGTGCGCTCGTCCCACCACGGCATGCTGACGGCGATGCCATTGGACTTGGTCGCCGAGGTCAGCTTCCTGCGCGGACGCGATTGCGCCAGCTCGAAGGCATATTTGAGGATGCGGTCGGTGCCGTGGCGGCTGAAGATCGACTGCTGCATCACAATCTCGCGCGCGGTGCCTTCGTACATGCGGCCGCCGACCGGGCTGTATTCGCCCTCGGTGTTTTCGCGGACCACGTAGAAGTCGATGTCGCCGGGCTTCTTGCCTGCCAGCGGGCACGGCACGCCGGGCAGCAGGCGCACCGGGCGCAGGTTGACGTACTGGTCGAACTCGCGGCGGAACCGGAGCAGCGAGCCCCACAGCGAGATGTGGTCGGGCACCTTGTCGGGCCAGCCCACGGCGCCAAAGTAGATCGCGTCGAAGCCGTCGAGCTGCTGCTTCCAGTCGTCCGGCATCATCTTGCCGTGGCGCAGGTAGTAGTCGCAGTTGGCCCATTCGAAGTGGCGCACCTCGATCGGCAGGTTGAACTTGCGCGCGGCGGCTTCGACGACGCGCAGCCCCTCGGGCAGCACTTCGTTGCCGATGCCGTCGCCGGCAATGGCGGCAATCCGGAATGGGGAAGGGAATGGTGTGGTCAAGGCGGGTGTGGTCATGGCGGTGTCTCGCTCGGGTCTGCTGGTCAGGTGCAATCGAGAATGCCGGGAAAGCCGGCGCGGATCATCCGCGCAAGCGTGGATACAGG from Cupriavidus nantongensis encodes the following:
- a CDS encoding NAD-dependent succinate-semialdehyde dehydrogenase, coding for METETRQMQLKDNALFRQQALIGAEWTDAPDAATVAVTDPATGDLVGTVPLMCEAGAVAAIEAANAALPGWKARTAKERAALLRKWFDLIIAHEDDLAAIMTREQGKPLAEARGEVRYAASFIEWFGEEAKRLYGDVIPSPAADKRLVVVREPIGVCAAITPWNFPAAMIARKAAPALAAGCTMVVKPANETPFSALALAELALRAGIPAGVLNVVTGDAAAIGSQFTGHPLVRKLSFTGSTPVGRLLMQQCAGTVKKVSLELGGNAPFIVFEDADIDAAVEGAIQAKYRNAGQTCVCVNRLYIHDAVYDQFVERYVKKVAGLRVGNGFTAGSEIGPLITDKAVAKVGELVADAVRKGARIAIGGGVHEAGAQFFAPTVLADVKPGMRVLDEEIFGPVSPIVRFSSEADVVRMANDTIYGLAAYFFSRDIGRVWRVAEQLEYGIVGINTGLFSNEVAPFGGVKQSGLGREGSKYGIEDYLEMKYLCMAL
- a CDS encoding tartrate dehydrogenase yields the protein MTTPALTTPFPSPFRIAAIAGDGIGNEVLPEGLRVVEAAARKFNLPIEVRHFEWANCDYYLRHGKMMPDDWKQQLDGFDAIYFGAVGWPDKVPDHISLWGSLLRFRREFDQYVNLRPVRLLPGVPCPLAGKKPGDIDFYVVRENTEGEYSPVGGRMYEGTAREIVMQQSIFSRHGTDRILKYAFELAQSRPRRKLTSATKSNGIAVSMPWWDERTAAMGAQYPEVQWDSQHIDILCARFVLQPERFDVVVASNLFGDLLSDLGPACTGTIGLAGSANLNPERKFPSLFEPVHGSAPDIYGKQIANPIGMIWSGAMMLDFLGGEAGRQAHDAILAAIETVLREGPLTPDAGGKAGTSEVGKAIAAAL
- a CDS encoding BCCT family transporter — translated: MKTPTPRLDGFLTACTLTAVLVTVIAMVRWPTEAAATATLLFEWSTRSFGSLVQIFVFGCVIACLALAFSKYGNVRLGEGKPEYSTLSWVFMFICAGMGSSTMYWGVMEWVYYYQSPGLNVPTGTREALEHSISYSFFHWGLSAWAVYALPSLAMAYHFHVRKNKGLNLASIVEAITGFRATGPVGRLVDLIFLLTMFGALTVSIALTASTFTRGLSGLFGVPDTFVTQLVVIVGVSVLFSASAYVGIDGGMQRLSHMVCWGALLLAAVVFAIGPTLFAGNNIVNGLGLMLQNYVHMSLFTDPTGDGAFSRGWTVFYWLWWVSYSPGVAMFVARVSKGRKIKEVIYALLLGGSVGCWFFFGALESYSMHQFITGAIDVPRILKEHGGEAAVEMLLSALPAGKVFLAVYLAIMIVFLAAHVDAVAYAVAATTTRNLKEGQDPSPTSRVFWCVMLTLVPLAMLFIKASLETMKTAVVLTAIPFLVILGIKLFGLFRWLMQDYADTPAHLIETARPEADSVTVTTEREAAIAKA
- a CDS encoding aromatic ring-hydroxylating oxygenase subunit alpha, translated to MEKTLDTAAVKLPDGFCADDENAWTLPASFYTRDAVFEYEKEKIFANSWICVAHRSELAESNDYVTREIIGESIVVLRDREGVLRAFYNVCPHRGHQLLQGSGRAKNVITCPYHAWTFKLDGELALARNCDNVPNFDKSKSSLVPVRVEEYAGFVFINMNPDAGSVEEQLPGLEARLRAACPVIDELHLGARFVTETPANWKSIVDNYMECYHCGPAHPGFSDSVQVDRYTHTLHGNWTLQFGHAKSSEKSFKLDESIKDPSFSGFWAWPCTMFNVPPGANFMTVIYEFPASAEVTLQHYEIYFLNKELTEEQQKLVEWYRDVFRPEDLRLVESVQKGLKSRGYRGQGRIMVDRQRSGISEHGIVHFHRKVAKEYEGA